A window of the Candidatus Dadabacteria bacterium genome harbors these coding sequences:
- the rplK gene encoding 50S ribosomal protein L11, with protein MKKISGYIKLLIEAGKASPSPPVGPALGQRGVNIMEFCKAFNAQTSSSEGLLPVTVTVYADRSFDLQIKTPPTSYLLKKAAGLEKGSGSTPRTKAGKITEEQAREIAQRKLEDLNTDEIDAALMVVRGTARSMGIDIEG; from the coding sequence ATGAAGAAAATAAGCGGTTACATAAAGTTGCTGATTGAAGCGGGAAAGGCATCCCCTTCGCCTCCGGTAGGTCCCGCGCTCGGACAAAGAGGCGTGAACATAATGGAATTCTGCAAAGCCTTTAATGCCCAGACGTCTTCTTCCGAAGGGCTTCTTCCAGTTACGGTGACCGTTTACGCGGACAGGTCTTTTGATCTTCAGATAAAAACTCCCCCTACTTCTTACCTGCTGAAAAAAGCTGCGGGCCTTGAAAAAGGTTCAGGATCCACTCCGAGGACCAAAGCCGGCAAGATTACGGAGGAACAGGCAAGGGAGATAGCGCAAAGAAAGCTCGAGGATCTCAATACTGATGAAATTGACGCGGCTTTGATGGTTGTGCGTGGTACCGCGAGAAGCATGGGAATTGATATAGAAGGATAG